A portion of the Streptomyces coeruleoprunus genome contains these proteins:
- a CDS encoding DedA family protein — MHVQEWLETVPAVSIYILVGVVIGLESLGIPLPGEIVLVSSALLASQHGEIDPYVLGACATAGAIIGDSIGYAIGRRGGRPLLTWLGGKFPKHFSEANIALAERSFEKWGMWAVFFGRFVALLRIFAGPLAGVLRMPYWKFLIANVFGGILWAGGTTAVIYSVGVVAEAWLKRFSWLGLVLAVVVGITSMLIIKNRAKKAAERKETAPADGVVAADADGAGATAGAGTRTAAASGDGVGEPVTAGASSGD; from the coding sequence GTGGCTCGAGACCGTTCCCGCGGTCAGCATCTACATCCTGGTGGGTGTGGTGATCGGGCTGGAAAGCCTCGGTATCCCCCTGCCCGGCGAGATCGTCCTCGTCAGCTCGGCGCTGCTCGCCTCCCAGCACGGGGAGATCGACCCGTACGTCCTGGGTGCGTGCGCGACCGCGGGCGCGATCATCGGTGACTCGATCGGCTACGCCATCGGCCGCAGGGGCGGACGTCCGCTGCTGACGTGGCTGGGCGGGAAGTTCCCCAAGCACTTCAGCGAGGCCAACATCGCGCTGGCGGAGCGGTCCTTCGAGAAGTGGGGCATGTGGGCCGTCTTCTTCGGCCGGTTCGTGGCGCTGCTGCGGATCTTCGCGGGCCCGCTCGCCGGTGTGCTGCGCATGCCGTACTGGAAGTTCCTCATCGCCAACGTCTTCGGCGGCATCCTCTGGGCCGGTGGCACGACGGCGGTCATCTACTCGGTCGGCGTCGTCGCCGAGGCGTGGCTGAAGCGCTTCTCGTGGCTGGGCCTGGTGCTCGCGGTCGTCGTGGGCATCACGTCGATGCTGATCATCAAGAACCGCGCGAAGAAGGCGGCGGAGCGCAAGGAGACGGCGCCCGCGGACGGCGTCGTGGCCGCGGACGCCGACGGTGCCGGTGCTACTGCCGGTGCCGGTACGCGTACGGCTGCCGCTTCCGGTGACGGCGTCGGCGAGCCCGTCACCGCCGGGGCGTCCTCCGGCGACTGA
- a CDS encoding gamma carbonic anhydrase family protein, with translation MAERALITGVGGKEPQVDERAFTAPTSVVVGEVTMAAGSSVWYHAVLRADCGPIVLGADSNIQDNCTVHVDPGFPVTVGERVSVGHNAVLHGCTVEDDVLVGMGATVLNGAHIGAGSLIAAQALVPQGMRVPPGSLVAGVPAKVKRELTAEEREGIKLNAEMYRELARAHREAHDG, from the coding sequence ATGGCGGAACGGGCGTTGATCACCGGCGTGGGCGGCAAGGAGCCGCAGGTGGACGAGCGGGCCTTCACCGCGCCGACGTCCGTGGTGGTGGGCGAGGTGACGATGGCAGCGGGTTCGAGCGTCTGGTACCACGCCGTGCTGCGCGCCGACTGCGGCCCGATCGTCCTCGGCGCGGACAGCAACATCCAGGACAACTGCACGGTCCACGTCGACCCGGGCTTCCCCGTGACGGTCGGCGAGCGCGTCTCGGTCGGCCACAACGCCGTGCTGCACGGCTGCACCGTCGAGGACGACGTCCTGGTCGGCATGGGCGCGACGGTCCTCAACGGCGCCCACATCGGCGCCGGCTCGCTGATCGCCGCGCAAGCGCTCGTGCCGCAGGGGATGCGCGTCCCGCCCGGCTCCCTGGTCGCGGGGGTGCCCGCGAAGGTCAAGCGGGAGCTGACCGCCGAGGAGCGCGAGGGCATCAAGCTGAACGCCGAGATGTATCGGGAGCTGGCTCGCGCCCACCGCGAGGCCCACGACGGCTGA
- a CDS encoding acyltransferase — MPKNGNVFSSLTAWRRRVLTRAVHRGRRWVQETGAVTAERPGALRFRRLGAGTKLAFPQGTVFGEQWIELGECCIIAEQVTLSAGMLPGLDLGPDPVVTLGNGVVLGRGSHVVADAPVTIGADTFCGPYVYITSTNHSYDDPHEPIGRQWPRSAPVEIGPGCWLGTGAVILPGARLGRNVVVAAGAVVRGEVPDHAVVAGAPARVVRRWDPDQGWQPPLRTPAPVPIPDHVTSAQLAALAEWERQH; from the coding sequence GTGCCCAAAAACGGAAACGTGTTCTCATCGCTCACGGCGTGGCGGCGGCGAGTCCTGACCCGCGCCGTCCACCGCGGCCGGCGGTGGGTCCAGGAGACCGGGGCGGTCACCGCGGAGCGCCCGGGGGCGCTGCGGTTCCGCCGGCTCGGCGCCGGGACGAAGCTGGCGTTTCCGCAGGGCACGGTGTTCGGGGAGCAGTGGATCGAGCTGGGTGAGTGCTGCATCATCGCCGAGCAGGTGACGCTGAGCGCCGGCATGCTGCCCGGCCTCGACCTGGGCCCCGACCCGGTGGTGACCCTCGGCAACGGCGTCGTGCTCGGCCGCGGCAGTCATGTCGTGGCGGACGCGCCCGTCACGATCGGGGCGGACACCTTCTGCGGGCCGTACGTCTACATCACGTCGACCAACCACAGTTACGACGACCCGCACGAGCCGATCGGCCGCCAGTGGCCGCGCTCGGCGCCCGTCGAGATCGGCCCGGGCTGCTGGCTGGGCACCGGGGCGGTGATCCTGCCGGGCGCCCGCCTCGGCCGCAACGTCGTGGTCGCCGCGGGCGCCGTCGTACGGGGCGAGGTCCCCGACCACGCGGTCGTCGCCGGTGCGCCGGCCCGCGTCGTACGCCGCTGGGACCCGGACCAGGGGTGGCAGCCCCCGCTGCGCACCCCGGCCCCCGTGCCCATCCCGGACCACGTCACCTCGGCCCAGCTGGCCGCCTTGGCGGAGTGGGAGCGGCAGCACTGA